In Labrys monachus, the genomic stretch GGCCACCACCAGGTCGGCCATGGCCGACATGCCGGCGGCCTGCGGCACGATCCAGCGCCGCAATTCGTCGGGGTCGCGGACCGTGGCCGAAAGCCCGACGACCTGCAGGTCCGGCGCGAAGCGGCGCAGCCGCGCCAGGCCGAGCGCGAGGAGATCGCCGCGCTTGGAGGTGACGATCGAATGGAGTTCGTCGAGCACCACGCGCTTCAGGCCGCCGAAGAGTTCTGCGGCCTCGCGGCTGGCAAGCAGCAGGGCGAGCTGTTCGGGTGTGGTGAGCAGGATGTCGGGCGGATCGCGCTTCTGGCGCTGGCGCTTGGCCTGCGGCGTGTCGCCGGTGCGGGTTTCGATACGCACCGGCAGACCCATGTCGGCGGCCGGCCGCTCGAGATTGCGCGCGACGTCGACGGCGAGCGCCTTCAGCGGCGAGATATAGAGCGTGTGGAGGCCCGCCGGCGCACCGGGCGGCCGGGCGGCGAGGTCGACGAGGCTCGGGAGGAAGCCGGCCAGCGTCTTGCCGGCGCCGGTCGGCGCGATCAGCAGGGCGGACCGGCCGCTCCGCGCCTTCTCGACCAGCTGGAGCTGGTGGGGACGCGGCGTCCAGCCGCGTGCGGCGAACCAGTCCGCGAAGACAGGGGGGAGGGTGGGGGGATGCCTGGCCGGAAAGACCTCGCCCGCTGGGTGCTTCATGCCGCTTTCGCCGGTTGAGCCAGCGATATCGGCATCGGCAGGCCAAAAGTCCAGTCCGTGCGTCAGGAGCGTTCCAGCACCGCGACCATGCCTGGCACCGGTTGGCCGCGGTCCCTTCGGGCCCATTCGTCGTTGCGGCAGGCGATCGCCAGACCGGCGGCCCCGGCCCAGGCCGCGATGGCGGCATGCGAATGGGCATAGCGCATGTCGTGGTTGAGGATGAAGGCCTCCGGACCGTCCCAGCGCTGGGCGGAGAAGGCGAAGAGGCCGCCGGGCGCCAGGACGCGGGCCGCCTGCCTGAAGATCGCTTCGAGATTGCCGAGATAGACGAAGACGTCGGCGGCGAGCAGGAGGTCGGCGCTCTGCGCCGGGCGGCCTTCGAGGAAGGTGGCGACGTCGCCTTGCTCCAGCCGGTCATAGAGGCCCTTGCGCCGCGCCAGGGACAGCATGGCCGCGGAAAGGTCGACGCCCTCGATCGAGGCGCAGGAGGCGCGGAAGGCTTCGCCGGCCAGGCCCGTGCCGCAGCCGAGATCGAGGGCATGCCCGAAGCGGAACGGCTTGCGGAGCGGTTCCAGCGCCGCCAGCAGCAGAGCGGGGCCGCGATAGCCGAGGCCGTTGACGAGGGAGGCCTCGAAACGATCGGCATAATC encodes the following:
- a CDS encoding class I SAM-dependent DNA methyltransferase, yielding MSYPRSSGDIIADRRFAYAMSYKAEGDLQAAAELVEQALASVPGWATGWFALGDLLESAGRREAAIAAYRRCLDIDAVDEAGAGARLARLGAIEADGAMAPAHVAALFDDYADRFEASLVNGLGYRGPALLLAALEPLRKPFRFGHALDLGCGTGLAGEAFRASCASIEGVDLSAAMLSLARRKGLYDRLEQGDVATFLEGRPAQSADLLLAADVFVYLGNLEAIFRQAARVLAPGGLFAFSAQRWDGPEAFILNHDMRYAHSHAAIAAWAGAAGLAIACRNDEWARRDRGQPVPGMVAVLERS